One region of Brassica napus cultivar Da-Ae chromosome A10, Da-Ae, whole genome shotgun sequence genomic DNA includes:
- the LOC125579064 gene encoding aspartyl protease family protein At5g10770-like isoform X1, with protein MRGSVGVVLMELKREKVERFLFTEFKSALFFLHRHHRVFLFSKKIIMCSFSESWGRTDGAQKRESGEVSFHRIQASSLFPSPSSSCVLSPRASNTKSSLHVVHRHGPCSSLSSKKADHDEILRLDQARVKSIHSKLSKKLTARDRVSQSQSTDLPARDGITFGYGNYVVTVGIGTPKHDLSLFFDTGSDITWTQCQPCAGKCYSQKEPIFNPSSSSSYSNVSCSSPVCDSLTSQGLVKQCSASNCIYLAGYGDKSFTQGFMAKEKFTLNSDVFDSLNFGCGQNNQGLFTGIAGLLGLGRGSFSFPSQTAKTYNNIFSYCLPSSPQYTGHLTFGSAGLSNSLLKYTPVSTVKDSSSLYGLDIVGISVDDKELKIPLTVFSTPGAIIDSGTVITRLPPKAYAALRTAFKEKMSNYTAAAGLPPLDTCYDFTGVESIDVPKVSFSFKGGTVVELEPIGVLFVADRSQVCLAFIANDKDDDVAILGNVQQKTLQVVYDGPGGRVGFAPNGCN; from the exons ATGCGTGGCTCAGTTGGGGTCGTACTGATGGAGCTCAAAAGAGAGAAAGTGGAGAGGTTTCTTTTCACAGAATTCAAGTCAgctctctttttccttcaccgtCATCATCGTGTGTtcttattttccaaaaaaatcatCATGTGTTCTTTCTCCGAGAG CTGGGGTCGTACTGATGGAGCTCAAAAGAGAGAAAGTGGAGAGGTTTCTTTTCACAGAATTCAAGCCAgctctctttttccttcaccatcatcatcatgtgtTCTTTCTCCGAGAG CATCTAATACCAAGTCGTCGCTGCACGTGGTGCACAGACACGGCCCATGCTCGAGTCTAAGCAGCAAGAAAGCCGACCATGACGAGATCCTCCGACTCGACCAGGCGCGCGTAAAATCCATCCACTCTAAACTTTCAAAGAAGCTAACAGCCCGAGACAGAGTCAGTCAAAGCCAGTCAACGGACCTACCTGCTAGAGATGGGATCACATTCGGTTATGGAAACTACGTCGTGACGGTCGGAATCGGGACGCCGAAACACGACCTGTCTCTGTTCTTCGACACAGGCAGCGATATAACGTGGACGCAATGCCAGCCATGTGCTGGAAAGTGCTATTCCCAAAAGGAGCCCATCTTTAAcccttcttcgtcttcttcctaCTCCAACGTCTCCTGCTCATCTCCCGTTTGCGATTCTCTCACTTCCCAAG GTCTGGTTAAACAATGCTCGGCTTCCAACTGCATCTACCTTGCCGGATACGGCGATAAATCCTTCACCCAAGGATTTATGGCCAAGGAGAAATTTACTTTAAACTCCGATGTCTTCGACAGTCTTAACTTCGGCTGCGGTCAGAACAACCAAGGACTTTTCACCGGTATAGCCGGTCTCCTCGGTCTTGGCCGCGGCTCATTCTCATTTCCTTCGCAGACGGCAAAGACCTACAACAATATATTCTCCTACTGCCTCCCGTCTTCCCCACAGTACACTGGCCATCTCACCTTCGGATCAGCTGGACTATCTAACTCCCTCCTCAAATACACTCCGGTCTCCACAGTCAAAGACAGCTCATCCTTATACGGCCTAGACATCGTAGGTATCTCCGTCGACGACAAGGAGCTCAAGATCCCTCTAACCGTTTTCTCCACTCCCGGCGCTATCATCGACTCAGGCACCGTGATCACTCGCCTCCCTCCCAAGGCCTACGCGGCGCTGCGAACCGCGTTTAAGGAAAAAATGTCGAATTACACGGCCGCGGCGGGATTGCCACCGCTGGACACGTGCTACGACTTCACCGGCGTGGAGAGCATAGACGTCCCAAaagtctccttctccttcaAAGGCGGTACCGTCGTGGAGCTTGAACCGATAGGGGTTTTGTTCGTGGCCGATAGGTCGCAGGTTTGTTTGGCGTTCATAGCGAATGACAAGGATGATGACGTGGCTATTCTAGGGAACGTTCAACAGAAGACGCTACAAGTTGTGTACGACGGTCCGGGCGGTCGGGTTGGGTTTGCTCCCAATGGTTGTAATTGA
- the LOC125579065 gene encoding sulfated surface glycoprotein 185-like, translated as MLLMRTAPAPSRFRPPPDPPPCGRFHGSLQLQPSSSVSNFKKQLSSPMAPVVTASSPSPLHLPPPLLRLRLPPDPPPPWSSATVPFESISPPEPPDPPDASLSLVIHRLFDTPFTLSQASFNIPNLASDGVVSLVFVDGTIFGSKCLYPAVCSAIFSRLVVWRRHCSSLTCVGSLTLPFILIEGKLVGTLIPVNRVMEEFHYPMDSFVEQFLFPIFPSMWSELDGQASLVLQGSSSWLMLFSAFVAVFVTFEVTRYAIIQEDYEIFRFFMVSCDVVYRQSIFCLIYVWFVQSLVALMYSPCGEKLF; from the exons ATGCTCCTGATGAGGACTGCTCCTGCCCCGTCGCGCTTCAGGCCTCCTCCCGACCCACCTCCGTGTGGCCGCTTCCATGGATCTCTTCAGCTTCAGCCCAGTTCTTCAGTCTCCAACTTTAAAAAGCAGCTCTCTTCTCCCATGGCTCCGGTGGTGACTGCGTCTTCTCCATCGCCACTCCATCTACCGCCTCCTCTGTTGCGACTCCGTCTTCCTCCAGATCCCCCGCCGCCGTGGTCGTCTGCTACTGTGCCGTTTGAATCTATCTCCCCGCCGGAACCACCGGACCCTCCCGACGCTTCCTTAAGTCTCGTCATTCATCGGCTCTTTGACACACCATTCACCCTTTCTCAAGCATCTTTCAACATTCCAAATCTGGCTAGTGATGGTGTTGTCTCTCTTGTGTTCGTTGATGGCACAATATTTGGTTCTAAGTGTTTATATCCTGCAGTATGCAGTGCGATTTTTAGCCGACTTGTTGTTTGGAGACGTCACTGTTCTTCTCTCACTTGTGTTGGTTCGCTTACTCTCCCGTTCATTCTG ATTGAAGGAAAACTCGTTGGTACGCTTATCCCGGTGAATCGGGTTATGGAGGAATTTCATTACCCAATGGATTCCTTTGTGGAGCAGTTTCTTTTCCCAATATTTCCTTCTATGTGGAGTGAATTGGATGGCCAAGCGTCGCTAGTATTGCAAGGATCTTCCTCCTGGCTGATGCTCTTCTCTGCCTTTGTTGCAGTGTTTGTGACCTTTGAGGTTACACGGTATGCAATTATTCAAGAAGATTATGAGATCTTTCGATTTTTTATGGTCTCTTGTGATGTTGTCTATCGTCAATCTATCTTTTGCTTAATCTATGTATGGTTTGTTCAGTCCTTAGTGGCTTTGATGTACTCTCCTTGTGGAGAAAAACtcttttaa
- the LOC106372449 gene encoding aspartyl protease family protein At5g10770: MILSDTSTNVREKKRAKMSFNRNLLNIIIILCVCLNWDCSEGAQEKQRRAIDSHTIQLSSLFPSSSSPCVLSTRASSTKSSLHVTHRHGTCSRITSAKAKSPDHAEILRLDQARVNSIHSKLSKKLTDRVRQSKSTDLPAKDGSTYGSGNFVVTLGIGTPKHDLSLIFDTGSDLTWIQCEPCVRTCYSQKEPIFNPSSSSSYHNVSCSSAECSSLSSATGNSGTCSASNCVYGIQYGDQSFSVGFLAKEKFTLTASNVFDGVNFGCGENNQGLFTGVAGLLGLGRDKLSFPSQTAATYNKIFSYCLPSSASYTGHLTFGSAGVSRSVKFTPISTITDGTSFYGLDIVGISVGGQKLAIPPTVFSTPGALIDSGTVISRLPPKAYAALRGAFKAKMSQYKNTSAVSILDTCYDLTGLKTVTIPTVSFYFNGGAVVQLGSKGVLYAFKMSQVCLAFAGNSDDNNAAIFGNVQQQTLEVVYDGAAGRVGFAPNGCS, translated from the exons ATGATATTGAGTGACACTTCTACTAACGTGAGggagaagaagagagcaaaAATGAGCTTTAATAGGAATTTGTTGAATATCATAATAATCCTTTGTGTATGTCTCAACTGGGACTGTAGCGAGGGAGCTCAAGAAAAACAGAGGAGGGCGATTGATTCTCATACTATCCAACTCAGTTCTCTCTTcccttcatcatcatcaccttgTGTTCTTTCTACAAGAG CTTCCAGTACAAAGTCCTCACTGCACGTGACGCACAGACACGGCACGTGCTCGCGTATAACCAGTGCCAAAGCCAAGAGTCCAGACCATGCCGAGATCCTCAGACTCGACCAAGCGCGCGTAAACTCGATTCACTCGAAACTGTCGAAAAAACTCACAGATCGAGTCAGGCAAAGCAAGTCAACGGATCTACCAGCTAAAGACGGAAGCACCTACGGTTCAGGAAACTTCGTCGTAACCCTCGGAATCGGAACACCGAAACACGATCTGTCTCTGATCTTCGACACAGGAAGCGACCTGACGTGGATTCAATGCGAGCCATGCGTTCGAACTTGCTATTCCCAAAAGGAACCAATCTTTAACCCGTCTTCGTCCTCCTCGTACCACAACGTCTCTTGCTCATCGGCTGAGTGTAGCTCACTCTCCTCTGCTAcag GTAATTCCGGAACATGCTCGGCTTCGAACTGCGTCTACGGTATTCAATACGGCGATCAATCGTTCTCCGTTGGTTTTCTCGCCAAGGAGAAGTTTACACTAACGGCGTCTAATGTGTTTGACGGCGTTAACTTCGGCTGCGGCGAAAACAACCAAGGACTTTTCACCGGAGTCGCCGGACTTCTCGGCCTCGGCCGTGACAAGCTCTCTTTCCCGTCGCAGACGGCGGCGACCTACAACAAGATCTTCTCCTACTGCCTCCCTTCCTCCGCTAGCTACACCGGACACCTCACCTTCGGATCCGCCGGAGTCTCCAGATCCGTTAAGTTCACTCCGATCTCCACGATCACCGACGGCACTTCCTTCTACGGTCTCGACATCGTCGGAATCTCCGTCGGCGGTCAGAAACTCGCGATTCCTCCGACGGTGTTCTCCACTCCGGGAGCTCTGATCGATTCCGGAACCGTCATCTCTCGCCTCCCGCCGAAGGCCTACGCGGCGCTGCGAGGCGCGTTCAAGGCGAAGATGTCGCAGTATAAGAATACGTCGGCCGTTTCGATCTTGGACACGTGTTATGATCTCACCGGGTTAAAAACGGTGACGATCCCGACGGTGTCGTTTTACTTCAATGGTGGTGCCGTGGTGCAGCTTGGCTCGAAAGGGGTTTTGTACGCGTTTAAGATGTCGCAGGTTTGTTTGGCGTTTGCGGGGAACAGCGATGATAATAACGCTGCCATCTTTGGGAACGTTCAGCAGCAAACGCTGGAAGTTGTGTACGACGGTGCAGCCGGGCGGGTCGGGTTTGCTCCGAATGGGTGTAGTTAA
- the LOC106372447 gene encoding CBS domain-containing protein CBSX3, mitochondrial-like — MQAVIRSFVSGGNVVRSSLLQHLRVVNPAIQPSVLSTRYESTQPARMEEHGFESTTISDVMNAKGKSADGSWLWCTTDDSVYDAVKSMTQHNVGALVVVKPGEQQSLAGIITERDYLRKIIVQGRSSKSTKVGDIMTEENKLITVTPETKVLVAMQLMTDNRIRHIPVIKDKGMIGMVSIGDVVRAVVTEHREELNRLNAFIQGGY, encoded by the exons ATGCAAGCTGTGATTCGTTCGTTTGTCTCCGGTGGAAACGTTGTGAGATCATCTCTGCTGCAGCATCTCCGTGTGGTCAACCCTGCGATTCAGCCTTCCGTGTTGTCTACTCGCTATGAGTCCACTCAGCCTGCTCGTATGGAGGAGCATGGGTTCGAGAGCACAACCATTTCTGATGTTATGAACGCCAAAGGCAAAAGCGCTGATGGATCTTGGCTTTGGTGTACCACTGATGACTCTGTTTACGATGCTGTTAAATCC atGACACAACACAATGTTGGTGCCTTGGTTGTTGTGAAACCTGGTGAGCAGCAGTCTCTTGCTGGTATTATTACAGAGAGAG attatcTGAGGAAGATCATTGTGCAAGGGAGATCATCCAAATCAACAAAAGTAGGGGACATTATGACTGAAGAG AATAAGCTTATCACCGTGACTCCAGAGACCAAGGTCTTGGTCGCTATGCAGCTGATGACAG ATAACAGGATCAGGCACATTCCAGTGATCAAAGACAAGGGCATGATAGGAATGGTGTCCATTGGAGATGTGGTCCGTGCAGTGGTGACTGAGCATCGTGAGGAGCTTAACCGCCTAAATGCCTTTATTCAGGGCGGTTACTAG
- the LOC125579064 gene encoding aspartyl protease family protein At5g10770-like isoform X3: MRGSVGVVLMELKREKVERFLFTEFNWGRTDGAQKRESGEVSFHRIQASSLFPSPSSSCVLSPRASNTKSSLHVVHRHGPCSSLSSKKADHDEILRLDQARVKSIHSKLSKKLTARDRVSQSQSTDLPARDGITFGYGNYVVTVGIGTPKHDLSLFFDTGSDITWTQCQPCAGKCYSQKEPIFNPSSSSSYSNVSCSSPVCDSLTSQGLVKQCSASNCIYLAGYGDKSFTQGFMAKEKFTLNSDVFDSLNFGCGQNNQGLFTGIAGLLGLGRGSFSFPSQTAKTYNNIFSYCLPSSPQYTGHLTFGSAGLSNSLLKYTPVSTVKDSSSLYGLDIVGISVDDKELKIPLTVFSTPGAIIDSGTVITRLPPKAYAALRTAFKEKMSNYTAAAGLPPLDTCYDFTGVESIDVPKVSFSFKGGTVVELEPIGVLFVADRSQVCLAFIANDKDDDVAILGNVQQKTLQVVYDGPGGRVGFAPNGCN; encoded by the exons ATGCGTGGCTCAGTTGGGGTCGTACTGATGGAGCTCAAAAGAGAGAAAGTGGAGAGGTTTCTTTTCACAGAATTCAA CTGGGGTCGTACTGATGGAGCTCAAAAGAGAGAAAGTGGAGAGGTTTCTTTTCACAGAATTCAAGCCAgctctctttttccttcaccatcatcatcatgtgtTCTTTCTCCGAGAG CATCTAATACCAAGTCGTCGCTGCACGTGGTGCACAGACACGGCCCATGCTCGAGTCTAAGCAGCAAGAAAGCCGACCATGACGAGATCCTCCGACTCGACCAGGCGCGCGTAAAATCCATCCACTCTAAACTTTCAAAGAAGCTAACAGCCCGAGACAGAGTCAGTCAAAGCCAGTCAACGGACCTACCTGCTAGAGATGGGATCACATTCGGTTATGGAAACTACGTCGTGACGGTCGGAATCGGGACGCCGAAACACGACCTGTCTCTGTTCTTCGACACAGGCAGCGATATAACGTGGACGCAATGCCAGCCATGTGCTGGAAAGTGCTATTCCCAAAAGGAGCCCATCTTTAAcccttcttcgtcttcttcctaCTCCAACGTCTCCTGCTCATCTCCCGTTTGCGATTCTCTCACTTCCCAAG GTCTGGTTAAACAATGCTCGGCTTCCAACTGCATCTACCTTGCCGGATACGGCGATAAATCCTTCACCCAAGGATTTATGGCCAAGGAGAAATTTACTTTAAACTCCGATGTCTTCGACAGTCTTAACTTCGGCTGCGGTCAGAACAACCAAGGACTTTTCACCGGTATAGCCGGTCTCCTCGGTCTTGGCCGCGGCTCATTCTCATTTCCTTCGCAGACGGCAAAGACCTACAACAATATATTCTCCTACTGCCTCCCGTCTTCCCCACAGTACACTGGCCATCTCACCTTCGGATCAGCTGGACTATCTAACTCCCTCCTCAAATACACTCCGGTCTCCACAGTCAAAGACAGCTCATCCTTATACGGCCTAGACATCGTAGGTATCTCCGTCGACGACAAGGAGCTCAAGATCCCTCTAACCGTTTTCTCCACTCCCGGCGCTATCATCGACTCAGGCACCGTGATCACTCGCCTCCCTCCCAAGGCCTACGCGGCGCTGCGAACCGCGTTTAAGGAAAAAATGTCGAATTACACGGCCGCGGCGGGATTGCCACCGCTGGACACGTGCTACGACTTCACCGGCGTGGAGAGCATAGACGTCCCAAaagtctccttctccttcaAAGGCGGTACCGTCGTGGAGCTTGAACCGATAGGGGTTTTGTTCGTGGCCGATAGGTCGCAGGTTTGTTTGGCGTTCATAGCGAATGACAAGGATGATGACGTGGCTATTCTAGGGAACGTTCAACAGAAGACGCTACAAGTTGTGTACGACGGTCCGGGCGGTCGGGTTGGGTTTGCTCCCAATGGTTGTAATTGA
- the LOC106372448 gene encoding transmembrane 9 superfamily member 8: MGMELKRSAIAFLLLLFVHAAHSFYLPGVAPQDFEKGDELKVKVNKLTSIKTQLPYSYYSLPFCQPKKIVDSTENLGEVLRGDRIENAPYSFKMREAQMCNILCRVTLDAKTAKAFKEKIDDEYRVNMILDNLPLVVPIERVDQGSPAVVYQLGYHVGLKGQYEGSKEQKFFMHNHLAFTVRYHRDVETDAARIVGFEVKPYSVKHEYDGEWSEKTRLTTCDPHKKRLVVSSSTPQEVEQKKEIIFTYDVDFQESEVKWASRWDAYLLMNDNQIHWFSIVNSLMIVLFLSGMVAMIMLRTLYRDISRYNELETQEEAQEETGWKLVHGDVFRLPANSDLLCVYVGTGVQCLGMVLVTMIFAMLGFLSPSNRGGLMTAMLLLWVFMGLFAGYASSRLYKMFKGTEWKRIAFRTAFLFPAVVSSIFFVLNALIWGQKSSGAVPFGTMFALIFLWFGISVPLVFVGAYLGFKKPAVDDPVKTNKIPRQIPEQAWYMNPVFSILIGGILPFGAVFIELFFILTSIWLNQFYYIFGFLFLVFVILIVTCAEITVVLCYFQLCSEDYLWWWRSYLTSGSSALYLFLYATFYFFTKLQITKLVSAMLYFGYMLIASYAFFVLTGTIGFYACLWFTRLIYSSVKID; encoded by the exons ATGGGTATGGAGCTTAAGAGATCCGCCATCGCCTTCCTTCTTCTGCTCTTCGTTCACGCCGCTCACTCTTTCTACCTCCCAGGTGTCGCTCCTCAGGATTTCGAAAAG GGTGATGAGTTGAAGGTCAAAGTGAATAAGTTAACCTCTATCAAAACTCAGCTTCCGTACTCGTATTACTCTCTTCCCTTTTGTCAACCTAAGAAGATTGTGGATAGTACTGAGAATCTTGGAGAAGTGCTTCGTGGTGACCGGATTGAAAATGCCCCATACTCG TTTAAAATGCGGGAGGCGCAGATGTGTAATATTCTCTGCCGGGTCACTCTTGATGCCAAGACAGCCAAAGCGTTTAAAGAAAAGATTGATGATGAGTACCGTGTCAACAT GATACTTGACAACCTTCCTCTTGTGGTTCCAATCGAAAGAGTGGATCAGGGCTCTCCCGCTGTTGTTTATCAGCTTGGTTATCATGTTGGTCTTAAAGGCCAGTATGAAGGG AGCAAAGAGCAGAAGTTCTTTATGCACAATCACTTGGCATTTACAGTCCGGTATCACAGAGATGTAGAAACTGATGCTGCGAGGATTGTGGGATTTGAGGTTAAACCTTATAG TGTTAAGCATGAATACGATGGAGAGTGGAGTGAGAAAACCCGTCTGACGACCTGTGATCCTCACAAAAAGCGTCTGGTGGTTAGCTCGTCTACCCCTCAAGAAGTTGAACAAAAGAAGGAGATCATCTTCACTTATGATGTTGATTTCCAG GAAAGTGAAGTGAAATGGGCATCTAGATGGGATGCGTATCTTCTGATGAACGATAACCAAATTCACTGGTTCTCCATTGTTAATTCTCTCATGATCGTACTGTTCCTGTCTGGTATGGTGGCGATGATAATGCTGAGGACCCTTTACCGTGACATTTCACGATACAACGAGCTCGAGACTCAAGAAGAAGCTCAAGAAGAGACAGGGTGGAAGCTTGTCCACGGTGATGTTTTCAGACTTCCAGCCAATTCTGATCTCCTCTGCGTCTACGTTGGTACAGGGGTCCAATGTCTAGGCATGGTACTTGTCACAATGATCTTCGCCATGCTCGGGTTCCTCTCACCTTCGAACCGGGGTGGTCTGATGACGGCCATGCTTCTACTCTGGGTCTTCATGGGACTTTTTGCTGGCTACGCTTCTTCACGTCTCTACAAAATGTTCAAAGGAACAGAGTGGAAGAGAATCGCCTTCAGGACAGCCTTCTTGTTCCCTGCAGTCGTCTCATCCATCTTCTTTGTCCTAAACGCTCTCATCTGGGGGCAGAAGTCATCCGGAGCAGTTCCCTTCGGAACAATGTTCGCCTTGATCTTCCTCTGGTTCGGCATCTCGGTTCCTCTCGTTTTTGTCGGCGCGTACCTCGGTTTCAAGAAACCAGCGGTTGATGACCCGGTGAAAACCAACAAAATCCCAAGGCAGATCCCAGAGCAAGCTTGGTACATGAACCCGGTTTTCTCAATCCTCATCGGAGGAATCCTGCCTTTCGGTGCAGTCTTCATCGagctcttcttcatcctcacaTCCATCTGGCTCAACCAGTTCTACTACATCTTCGGGTTCCTCTTCCTCGTCTTTGTGATCCTCATCGTCACTTGCGCCGAGATAACAGTAGTACTCTGCTACTTCCAGCTCTGCAGTGAGGACTACCTTTGGTGGTGGAGATCTTACTTAACATCGGGATCTTCAGCTCTGTATCTATTCCTCTACGCGACGTTCTACTTCTTCACAAAGCTTCAGATCACAAAACTGGTGTCGGCGATGCTTTACTTTGGGTACATGCTGATCGCGTCATATGCATTCTTTGTGCTCACGGGAACAATTGGGTTCTATGCTTGTCTGTGGTTCACAAGGCTCATCTATTCGTCGGTTAAGATCGAttag
- the LOC125579064 gene encoding aspartyl protease family protein At5g10770-like isoform X2, whose product MKSSLNIVTIILCVWLSWGRTDGAQKRESGEVSFHRIQASSLFPSPSSSCVLSPRASNTKSSLHVVHRHGPCSSLSSKKADHDEILRLDQARVKSIHSKLSKKLTARDRVSQSQSTDLPARDGITFGYGNYVVTVGIGTPKHDLSLFFDTGSDITWTQCQPCAGKCYSQKEPIFNPSSSSSYSNVSCSSPVCDSLTSQGLVKQCSASNCIYLAGYGDKSFTQGFMAKEKFTLNSDVFDSLNFGCGQNNQGLFTGIAGLLGLGRGSFSFPSQTAKTYNNIFSYCLPSSPQYTGHLTFGSAGLSNSLLKYTPVSTVKDSSSLYGLDIVGISVDDKELKIPLTVFSTPGAIIDSGTVITRLPPKAYAALRTAFKEKMSNYTAAAGLPPLDTCYDFTGVESIDVPKVSFSFKGGTVVELEPIGVLFVADRSQVCLAFIANDKDDDVAILGNVQQKTLQVVYDGPGGRVGFAPNGCN is encoded by the exons ATGAAGAGTTCGTTGAATATTGTAACTATAATTCTTTGTGTATGGCTCAGCTGGGGTCGTACTGATGGAGCTCAAAAGAGAGAAAGTGGAGAGGTTTCTTTTCACAGAATTCAAGCCAgctctctttttccttcaccatcatcatcatgtgtTCTTTCTCCGAGAG CATCTAATACCAAGTCGTCGCTGCACGTGGTGCACAGACACGGCCCATGCTCGAGTCTAAGCAGCAAGAAAGCCGACCATGACGAGATCCTCCGACTCGACCAGGCGCGCGTAAAATCCATCCACTCTAAACTTTCAAAGAAGCTAACAGCCCGAGACAGAGTCAGTCAAAGCCAGTCAACGGACCTACCTGCTAGAGATGGGATCACATTCGGTTATGGAAACTACGTCGTGACGGTCGGAATCGGGACGCCGAAACACGACCTGTCTCTGTTCTTCGACACAGGCAGCGATATAACGTGGACGCAATGCCAGCCATGTGCTGGAAAGTGCTATTCCCAAAAGGAGCCCATCTTTAAcccttcttcgtcttcttcctaCTCCAACGTCTCCTGCTCATCTCCCGTTTGCGATTCTCTCACTTCCCAAG GTCTGGTTAAACAATGCTCGGCTTCCAACTGCATCTACCTTGCCGGATACGGCGATAAATCCTTCACCCAAGGATTTATGGCCAAGGAGAAATTTACTTTAAACTCCGATGTCTTCGACAGTCTTAACTTCGGCTGCGGTCAGAACAACCAAGGACTTTTCACCGGTATAGCCGGTCTCCTCGGTCTTGGCCGCGGCTCATTCTCATTTCCTTCGCAGACGGCAAAGACCTACAACAATATATTCTCCTACTGCCTCCCGTCTTCCCCACAGTACACTGGCCATCTCACCTTCGGATCAGCTGGACTATCTAACTCCCTCCTCAAATACACTCCGGTCTCCACAGTCAAAGACAGCTCATCCTTATACGGCCTAGACATCGTAGGTATCTCCGTCGACGACAAGGAGCTCAAGATCCCTCTAACCGTTTTCTCCACTCCCGGCGCTATCATCGACTCAGGCACCGTGATCACTCGCCTCCCTCCCAAGGCCTACGCGGCGCTGCGAACCGCGTTTAAGGAAAAAATGTCGAATTACACGGCCGCGGCGGGATTGCCACCGCTGGACACGTGCTACGACTTCACCGGCGTGGAGAGCATAGACGTCCCAAaagtctccttctccttcaAAGGCGGTACCGTCGTGGAGCTTGAACCGATAGGGGTTTTGTTCGTGGCCGATAGGTCGCAGGTTTGTTTGGCGTTCATAGCGAATGACAAGGATGATGACGTGGCTATTCTAGGGAACGTTCAACAGAAGACGCTACAAGTTGTGTACGACGGTCCGGGCGGTCGGGTTGGGTTTGCTCCCAATGGTTGTAATTGA
- the LOC106370666 gene encoding enhancer of rudimentary homolog yields the protein MANNQNGRHTIILLQNSPSRATRTFMDYDSIGQAIDGICGLYERKLKEINPSLRNLSYDIADLYNFIDGLTDLSALVYEHSMNAYLPYDRQWIKHKALHHLKKLASGGR from the exons ATG GCAAATAATCAGAACGGTAGACACACCATCATCCTGTTGCAAAACTCACCAAGCAGAGCTACGAGGACGTTTATGGACTATGATTCTATAGGCCAAGCTATCGatg GTATCTGCGGCTTATACGAAAGGAAGCTGAAGGAAATCAACCCATCCCTCAGGAATCTTAGTTATGACATTGCTGATCTTTACAATTTTATCGATGGTCTTACTGACCTGAGCGCTTTGGT CTATGAACATTCCATGAATGCTTATCTGCCATATGACAGGCAGTGGATTAAGCACAAGGCACTTCACCATCTCAAGAAACTTGCCAGTGGAGGGAGATAA